A region from the Streptomyces sp. 3214.6 genome encodes:
- a CDS encoding ABC transporter permease: MKKFDKERVLLAVAGPVIALVAAILLTSVVLIASGKSPIEPYTLMLEQAGYSDVQVLILNQASMYYIAALSVAIGFRMNLFNIGVDGQYRLAAMMTAVVGANIALPSFLQIPLLLIVGVLTGAFWAGIAGILKVTRGVSEVVATIMLNAIATSVIGYLTLDNIWGVQVGNNNTTGVMKDSGWVPGINLGADVGEIYGLVFLAVALGVVYWVVLNRTRFGFDLRATGESETAAAASGVDAKRMVLTAMLISGGMAGLSGLPLLLGDAHTYSLSFPTGLGFTGITIALLGRNNPVGIAFAALLIAFLDKASPALDYATPVAYEKEIATIMQGLIVFAVVISYEAVRQWGLRRQQKRVGAELAAAAQNTNKEVTV; the protein is encoded by the coding sequence ATGAAGAAGTTCGACAAGGAGCGCGTGCTCCTCGCGGTGGCCGGCCCGGTCATCGCGCTCGTCGCGGCGATCCTGCTGACCTCGGTCGTGCTGATCGCCTCCGGCAAGAGCCCGATCGAGCCGTACACGCTCATGCTGGAGCAGGCCGGCTACTCCGACGTCCAGGTCCTGATCCTCAACCAGGCCTCGATGTACTACATCGCCGCCCTCTCGGTCGCCATCGGCTTCCGCATGAACCTGTTCAACATCGGCGTCGACGGCCAGTACCGCCTCGCCGCCATGATGACCGCCGTCGTCGGCGCGAACATCGCGCTGCCGTCCTTCCTGCAGATCCCGCTGCTGCTGATCGTCGGTGTCCTCACCGGCGCGTTCTGGGCCGGCATCGCGGGCATCCTGAAGGTCACCCGGGGTGTCAGCGAGGTCGTCGCGACGATCATGCTGAACGCGATCGCCACCAGCGTCATCGGCTACCTGACCCTCGACAACATCTGGGGCGTGCAGGTCGGCAACAACAACACGACCGGCGTCATGAAGGACTCCGGCTGGGTCCCCGGCATCAACCTGGGCGCCGACGTCGGCGAGATCTACGGCCTGGTCTTCCTCGCCGTCGCCCTCGGCGTCGTCTACTGGGTCGTCCTCAACCGCACCCGCTTCGGCTTCGACCTGCGCGCCACCGGCGAGTCCGAGACGGCCGCCGCGGCCTCCGGCGTCGACGCGAAGAGGATGGTCCTCACCGCCATGCTGATCTCCGGCGGCATGGCGGGCCTCTCCGGCCTGCCGCTGCTGCTCGGCGACGCCCACACCTACAGCCTGAGCTTCCCCACCGGTCTCGGCTTCACCGGCATCACCATCGCCCTGCTCGGCCGCAACAACCCGGTCGGCATCGCCTTCGCCGCGCTCCTGATCGCCTTCCTGGACAAGGCCTCTCCCGCCCTCGACTACGCGACCCCGGTGGCGTACGAGAAGGAGATCGCCACGATCATGCAGGGCCTGATCGTCTTCGCGGTCGTCATCTCGTACGAGGCCGTACGCCAGTGGGGTCTGCGCCGCCAGCAGAAGCGCGTCGGCGCCGAGCTCGCCGCAGCCGCCCAGAACACCAACAAGGAGGTGACGGTCTGA
- a CDS encoding ABC transporter ATP-binding protein → MAVELAGITKRFPGVVANHDIHLAVRKGTVHALVGENGAGKSTLMKILYGMQKPDEGTIAIDGEQVSFSSPADAIARGIGMVHQHFMLADNLTVLENVVLGSEKLYGIGGNARKKIKEISDRYGLNVRPDALVEDLGVAERQRVEILKVLFRGARTLILDEPTAVLVPQEVDALFDNLRELKSEGLSVIFISHKLGEVLSVADEITVIRRGTTVGTAVPAETTPRQLAEMMVGSELPTPETAESTVTDKPVLQVANLTVYASGGASLGVEAEPSAEGLTEFASAGEAKKVLDDVSFTIHAGEVMGIAGVEGNGQTELIDALIGTKHADSGAIAFLGEDITPWPTRRRRESGVGYIPEDRHRQGLLLEAPLWENRILGHVTEAPNAKGFWLNPKGAQADTRRIVEEFDVRTPGIDVTAASLSGGNQQKLIVGREMSHNPKFLIAAHPTRGVDVGAQAQIWDRIREARREGLAVLLISADLDELIGLSDTLRVIYNGRLVADADPATVTPEELGSAMTGAATGHLEHVETPADNDAAAGPEDEAR, encoded by the coding sequence ATCGCGGTAGAGCTGGCGGGGATCACCAAGCGCTTCCCCGGTGTCGTCGCCAACCACGACATCCACCTCGCTGTCCGCAAGGGCACCGTGCACGCCCTGGTCGGCGAGAACGGCGCCGGCAAGTCGACCCTGATGAAGATCCTCTACGGCATGCAGAAGCCGGACGAGGGGACCATCGCGATCGACGGCGAACAGGTGAGCTTCTCCAGCCCCGCCGACGCCATCGCCCGCGGCATCGGCATGGTCCACCAGCACTTCATGCTGGCCGACAACCTGACCGTCCTGGAGAACGTAGTGCTGGGCAGCGAGAAGCTGTACGGCATCGGCGGCAACGCCCGTAAGAAGATCAAGGAGATCTCCGATCGGTACGGCCTGAACGTCCGCCCGGACGCCCTGGTCGAGGACCTCGGTGTCGCCGAACGCCAGCGCGTGGAGATCCTCAAGGTCCTCTTCCGCGGCGCCCGCACCCTCATCCTCGACGAGCCGACCGCCGTCCTCGTCCCGCAGGAGGTCGACGCGCTCTTCGACAACCTGCGCGAGCTGAAGTCCGAGGGCCTGTCCGTCATCTTCATCTCCCACAAGCTGGGCGAGGTCCTCTCCGTCGCCGACGAGATCACCGTCATCCGGCGCGGCACGACCGTCGGCACGGCCGTCCCGGCCGAGACCACCCCCCGTCAGCTCGCCGAGATGATGGTCGGCAGCGAGCTGCCCACCCCAGAGACCGCCGAGTCCACGGTCACCGACAAGCCCGTCCTCCAGGTCGCGAACCTCACCGTCTACGCCAGCGGCGGCGCCTCCCTCGGCGTCGAGGCCGAGCCCTCGGCCGAGGGACTCACCGAGTTCGCGAGCGCCGGCGAGGCCAAGAAGGTCCTGGACGACGTCAGCTTCACCATCCACGCCGGTGAGGTCATGGGCATCGCCGGCGTCGAGGGCAACGGCCAGACCGAGCTCATCGACGCGCTGATCGGCACCAAGCACGCCGACTCCGGCGCCATCGCCTTCCTCGGCGAGGACATCACCCCCTGGCCCACCCGCAGGCGGCGCGAGTCCGGCGTCGGCTACATCCCCGAGGACCGGCACCGCCAGGGACTGCTCCTGGAGGCCCCCCTCTGGGAGAACCGCATCCTCGGCCATGTCACCGAGGCCCCCAACGCCAAGGGCTTCTGGCTCAACCCCAAGGGCGCGCAGGCCGACACCCGCCGGATCGTCGAGGAGTTCGACGTCCGCACCCCCGGCATCGACGTCACCGCCGCCTCCCTCTCCGGCGGCAACCAGCAGAAGCTGATCGTCGGCCGCGAGATGAGCCACAACCCGAAGTTCCTCATCGCCGCCCACCCCACCCGCGGTGTGGACGTCGGCGCGCAGGCCCAGATCTGGGACCGCATCCGCGAGGCCCGCCGCGAGGGCCTGGCCGTGCTGCTGATCTCCGCCGACCTCGACGAGCTCATCGGCCTGTCGGACACCCTGCGCGTGATCTACAACGGCAGGCTGGTCGCGGACGCCGACCCCGCCACCGTCACCCCGGAGGAGCTGGGCTCCGCCATGACCGGCGCCGCGACCGGTCACCTGGAACACGTAGAGACGCCTGCCGACAACGACGCAGCCGCCGGTCCGGAGGACGAGGCCCGATGA
- a CDS encoding BMP family lipoprotein: MRRVSRIAAAGVATAALAVTVSACGSSSTSSSSSNSSDKNLGLALAYDVGGKGDQSFNDAATAGLTKADKEFGYKSTAVEPQDGESDADKVQRLESLAKQGYNPVIGVGFAYAPAVKEVAAKYPKTTFGIVDDEQIKAANVADLVFHEEEASYLAGVAAAKATKSNTVGFVGGVDVPLIHKFEAGFKQGVTDTKKGVTVKSQYLTETAAEGGFSSPDKGENAAEGQIDAGADVVYAAAGLSGQGVIKAANAHKIWAIGVDSDQYKQDALKAYKASILTSAMKNVEGAVYTLAKSVHDGKPETGVVRGSLANGGVSVSNSNPAFAGNADIQAAIKKAEEGIKSGTIKVKTS, translated from the coding sequence ATGCGCCGGGTGTCCCGAATCGCGGCTGCGGGTGTAGCCACCGCAGCCCTCGCCGTGACCGTTTCCGCTTGTGGAAGCTCGTCCACGTCGTCCTCCTCCTCCAACAGCAGCGACAAGAACCTGGGCCTCGCGCTCGCGTACGACGTCGGCGGCAAGGGCGACCAGTCCTTCAACGACGCCGCGACCGCCGGCCTGACCAAGGCCGACAAGGAGTTCGGCTACAAGTCGACCGCCGTCGAGCCGCAGGACGGCGAGTCGGACGCGGACAAGGTGCAGCGCCTGGAGAGCCTGGCCAAGCAGGGCTACAACCCGGTGATCGGCGTCGGCTTCGCCTACGCGCCGGCCGTCAAGGAGGTCGCGGCCAAGTACCCGAAGACCACCTTCGGCATCGTGGACGACGAGCAGATCAAGGCCGCCAACGTCGCCGACCTCGTCTTCCACGAGGAGGAGGCCTCCTACCTCGCCGGCGTCGCCGCCGCCAAGGCCACCAAGTCCAACACCGTCGGCTTCGTCGGCGGCGTGGACGTGCCGCTGATCCACAAGTTCGAGGCCGGCTTCAAGCAGGGCGTCACGGACACCAAGAAGGGTGTCACGGTCAAGTCGCAGTACCTGACCGAGACCGCCGCCGAGGGCGGCTTCTCCAGCCCCGACAAGGGCGAGAACGCCGCCGAGGGCCAGATCGACGCCGGTGCGGACGTCGTCTACGCCGCCGCCGGCCTGTCCGGCCAGGGCGTCATCAAGGCCGCCAACGCCCACAAGATCTGGGCCATCGGCGTCGACTCCGACCAGTACAAGCAGGACGCGCTGAAGGCGTACAAGGCGTCGATCCTGACCTCGGCCATGAAGAACGTCGAGGGCGCGGTCTACACGCTGGCCAAGTCCGTCCACGACGGCAAGCCGGAGACGGGTGTCGTGCGCGGCTCCCTCGCCAACGGCGGCGTGAGCGTCTCGAACTCCAACCCGGCCTTCGCGGGCAACGCCGACATCCAGGCCGCGATCAAGAAGGCCGAAGAGGGCATCAAGAGCGGCACCATCAAGGTGAAGACCTCCTGA
- a CDS encoding BMP family ABC transporter substrate-binding protein, producing the protein MTVAVVALAAAGCGKSSSDSKSSGDTESGSYSGKGIGLAYDIGGKGDQSFNDAAYAGFQKAEKEFKLSGQDIEPQDGESDADKVQRLTQLAQAGYNPVIGVGFVYAPAVKEVAAKFPKITFGIIDDEQVQAKNVADLVFHEEQASYLAGVAAAKTSKKAHIGFIGGVDIPLIHKFEAGYVQGAKSINPKIKIESQYLTETPQEGGFSSPDKGKDAASGQIEAGADVIYHAAGLSGQGVITEAAAKKVWAIGVDSDQYNQSALKAYKDYILGSALKNVGGAVYDLVKSVYEGKPLSGVVRGSLSNDGVGFADTNPKYKAMTDVVAAVDKAKKDIIAGTVTVNTK; encoded by the coding sequence GTGACCGTCGCGGTCGTCGCACTCGCCGCCGCCGGCTGCGGCAAGTCCAGCAGCGACTCCAAGTCCTCCGGTGACACGGAGTCCGGCAGCTACTCGGGCAAGGGCATCGGCCTCGCGTACGACATCGGCGGCAAGGGCGACCAGTCCTTCAACGACGCCGCCTACGCCGGTTTCCAGAAGGCCGAGAAGGAGTTCAAGCTCAGCGGCCAGGACATCGAGCCACAGGACGGCGAGTCCGACGCGGACAAGGTGCAGCGCCTGACCCAGCTCGCCCAGGCCGGCTACAACCCGGTGATAGGCGTCGGCTTCGTCTACGCGCCGGCCGTCAAGGAGGTCGCCGCCAAATTCCCGAAGATCACCTTCGGGATCATCGACGACGAGCAGGTCCAGGCCAAGAACGTCGCCGACCTGGTCTTCCACGAGGAGCAGGCCTCGTACCTGGCCGGCGTCGCCGCCGCCAAGACCTCCAAGAAGGCGCACATCGGCTTCATCGGCGGCGTGGACATCCCGCTGATCCACAAGTTCGAGGCCGGGTACGTCCAGGGCGCCAAGTCGATCAACCCGAAGATCAAGATCGAGTCGCAGTACCTGACGGAGACGCCCCAGGAGGGCGGCTTCTCCAGCCCGGACAAGGGCAAGGACGCGGCCAGTGGTCAGATCGAGGCCGGCGCCGACGTCATCTACCACGCGGCCGGACTTTCCGGCCAGGGCGTGATCACCGAGGCCGCCGCCAAGAAGGTGTGGGCCATCGGCGTCGACTCCGACCAGTACAACCAGAGCGCGCTGAAGGCGTACAAGGACTACATCCTCGGCTCGGCCCTGAAGAACGTCGGCGGCGCCGTCTACGACCTCGTGAAGTCCGTGTACGAGGGCAAGCCCCTGTCCGGCGTGGTCCGCGGCAGCCTCTCCAACGACGGCGTCGGCTTCGCCGACACCAACCCGAAGTACAAGGCGATGACCGATGTCGTCGCGGCCGTCGACAAGGCCAAGAAGGACATCATCGCCGGCACGGTCACGGTCAACACCAAGTAA
- a CDS encoding amidohydrolase, translating to MSRESEADPSGEDVLPAAEPGVLPGTLPEALRAELVAFRRDLHMHPELGNQEFRTTAAIKARLEKAGLRPRVLAIGTGLICDIGAVDGEGDGVPVLAMRADIDALPIPDMKTECAYRSTVPDRAHACGHDVHTTVVLGAGLVLAELHRQGRLPRPVRLIFQPAEEVLPGGAADAIECGALDGVGRIIAVHCDPRVDAGRVGLREGSITSACDRLEIALDGPGGHTARPHLTTDLVTAAARVVTDVPALVGRRVDTRAGLAVTWGRIESGHAPNVIPQHAELSGTVRCLDIDAWRQAPDIVVAAIDEVANLHRAKSEINYVRGVPPVVNDADVTGLLRDAMVARRGEAAVEGTEQSLGGEDFSWYLERVPGAMARLGVRTPGERTVRDLHQGDFDADESAITVGVELFTAAALLDAATRAG from the coding sequence ATGTCCCGAGAGTCCGAGGCCGATCCTTCCGGGGAAGACGTGCTCCCCGCTGCCGAGCCGGGAGTCCTTCCCGGCACCCTGCCGGAGGCGCTGCGCGCGGAGCTCGTGGCCTTCCGCCGCGACCTGCACATGCACCCCGAGCTCGGCAACCAGGAGTTCCGTACGACGGCCGCGATCAAGGCCCGCCTCGAGAAGGCGGGGCTGAGGCCCCGTGTGCTCGCCATCGGGACCGGCCTCATCTGCGACATCGGGGCGGTGGACGGAGAGGGCGACGGCGTTCCCGTCCTCGCGATGCGCGCCGACATCGACGCGCTGCCCATCCCCGACATGAAGACCGAGTGCGCCTACCGCTCGACCGTGCCCGACCGCGCGCACGCCTGCGGTCACGACGTGCACACCACCGTCGTCCTGGGCGCCGGCCTCGTCCTCGCGGAACTGCACCGGCAGGGGCGCCTGCCGCGGCCCGTGCGGCTGATCTTCCAGCCCGCCGAGGAGGTGCTGCCCGGCGGCGCCGCCGACGCCATCGAGTGCGGCGCGCTGGACGGCGTCGGCCGGATCATCGCCGTGCACTGCGACCCCCGCGTGGACGCGGGCCGGGTCGGACTGCGCGAAGGCAGCATCACCTCCGCCTGCGACCGGCTGGAGATCGCGCTGGACGGGCCCGGCGGCCACACCGCCCGCCCCCACCTGACCACCGATCTCGTCACCGCCGCCGCCCGGGTCGTCACCGACGTGCCCGCGCTGGTCGGCCGGCGGGTGGACACGCGCGCCGGGCTCGCCGTCACCTGGGGCCGGATCGAGAGCGGCCACGCGCCGAACGTCATCCCGCAGCACGCCGAGCTCTCCGGCACCGTCCGCTGCCTGGACATCGACGCGTGGCGGCAGGCTCCGGACATCGTCGTCGCGGCGATCGACGAGGTCGCCAACCTGCACCGGGCCAAGTCGGAGATCAACTACGTGCGGGGAGTCCCACCCGTCGTCAACGACGCAGACGTCACCGGACTGCTGCGGGACGCCATGGTCGCCCGGCGTGGCGAGGCGGCCGTGGAGGGCACCGAGCAGAGCCTCGGCGGCGAGGACTTCTCCTGGTACCTGGAGCGGGTGCCCGGCGCGATGGCCCGGCTCGGCGTCCGCACGCCCGGCGAGCGCACCGTGCGCGATCTGCACCAGGGCGACTTCGACGCCGACGAGTCGGCGATCACGGTCGGCGTGGAGCTCTTCACGGCGGCCGCCCTGCTCGACGCGGCGACCCGCGCCGGCTGA